The nucleotide sequence TTTTGTTGTGCGGTTATGGATTGATaggcctttttttttgtttcatttgtGTGGCGTATCTGTGTGGATGGACGGATGCAGCTCCCTCAATGTGAAGGCTTTCaccaaaatattgaagaaattcGTCAAGGTGCGTACTGCGCTCTGCTCAACTAGCTAGGCATCATCATGTATGCCGTATATATGTGTTCTTTTGAAACGGATGGAGTACAAGAGAGAACAAACTCCACAATAGGCAGAATAAAGGGGACTGGTACATTACTAAACACATGTACAGGAATATAGATAGATCCATCCCttattaaaagaaaaaaaaactactgCAAGTTTTGTAAACATAAAACATTTGTACCAAGAATTCAGAATTCAGATAACAACTTAAATAGTAAGATATTTTAGTAGCATATCATGATTTGTACCAAGAATTCAGATGCCACacgctgtgtttgtgtgtgcttcAGTTTTGCTACCCACAAATGACAAGAAATTCATTCTCTGCATTCCATTCCAGGTGTCGGAGCAGCAGCGGAAAACTGACCTGTTTTCTGAGAAGGTGAAGAGGTCGCCATTCAGCAGCTCTGACAAGGTACCATACATCCAAGATCCTACTGAAATCTGACGAGCATGCTACACTTATCTGAAGAAAGCTAGTAGTATCTGAAGAAGGGATTTATTTTACCTGGTCTGGTCGAGCAGGTGCTTCAGCTGGCAGACGAGGTGGAGTCCATCTTCTTGAGGCATTTCGCGGGCAACGACAGGAAGGTGGCCATGAAGTACCTCAAGCCGCAGCAGCCCAGGAACACCCACATGATCACCTTCCTCGTAGGCGAGTTGCCGCCCTAGCTTACAAGACTGAGTTGACAGATATATGGGATTGCATTTTCTCAATCTGGTGGAGTTGCTCATACTGTTATTTTTTGTGTGTGGTTTCAGGCCTGTTCACAGGCACATTTGTGTCCTTATTCATCATATATTCAGTTCTAGCCCATGTCGCTGGCATTTTCTCTTCTACCGGAAACACAGCCTACATGGAGATTGTTTACCATGTCTTCAGGCAATTTCTGAATCCAACTCTTCAGGCTTTAGGATGTACGTACAATCTTACCTCCAAGTACCATTGCTGACGGCCTTTGCTTCTGCAGTATGTTTGCACTCATCAGCCTGCACGTCTTCCTGTATGGGTGCAACCTCTTCATGTGGAAGAGCACCAGGATCAACCACAACTTCATATTCGATTTCTCCTCCAGCACCGCCATGACGCACCGGGACGCCTTCCTCGTGTCGGCATCCATCATGTGCACCGTCGTCGCAGCGCTGGTCATCAACCTGTTCCTCAGGAACGCTGGGGCAACCTACGCCAACGCACTGCCCGGGGCACTTCTGCTTGTAAGCAACACAGGCCATTTGGAGAATCTGTTTTGCTGTAACACACACAAGTTGTACTGATTTCAGTCCTCCACAACCCTCTGCCTCTGTTTCAGCTGTCAGCAGGGGTTCTGTTCTGCCCATTCAATATTTTCTACCGCTCGACGCGCTACTGTTTCATGCGCGTCATGCGCAACATCATACTCTCTCCATTCTACAAGGTAAGGGCCAAGGAATTTAGAGGAACACTGTGTGTTGGAAACATCTATCTGATCTACCAGGATGCCTTGTAATGCAGGTTCTGATGGCAGATTTCTTCATGGCTGACCAGCTAACCAGCCAGGTAAACTGCTCTGTCGTATACTAGACATGGAGCATTACAGTGCAGGTTCTCATGAGTTCAGGTGTCTTATTTTCCAGATCCCACTGTTAAGACACCTCGAGTTCACAGGGTGCTACTTCATGGCTGGAACTTTTAGAACTCACGAGTATGGAAGCTGTACCAGCAGCTCTCAATACAAAAACCTGGCATATGTGCTTTCCTTCCTGCCATACTACTGGAGAGCGATGCAGGTATACATTGAATCTAGTGATGTACTATAACATTTAGCAATTTGTTCAGAGTAATTCAAACTAAATGTTCTGCTGCTATGTGGTAGTGTTTGAGAAGGTACCTGGAAGAAGGTCATGATCTCAACCAACTTGCTAATGCGGGCAAGTACGTATCAGCAATGGTAGCAGCTGCTGTTAGGTTCAAGTATGCTGCGACACCGACACCATTCTGGATGTGGATGGTCATAATATCATCTACAGGTGCCACCATTTACCAGCTCTACTGGGATTTTGTCATGGACTGGGGCTTCTTAGACCCAAAATCTAAGAACTTTTGGCTCCGAGATCAACTCATCCTGAAGAATAAGTCAGTCTACTATGCTTCCATGGTACTATACATTGTTCACCTATTTTCCAATACTACTGAACTGATTTAGGGAATTCCAAGTTCAGTAGCGCTAACGCCTTTACAACACAGATGCTCAACCTTGTGCTGCGCCTAGCCTGGGCAGAGAGTGTAATGAAGCTCCATCTTGGAATGGTGGAGTCTCGCTTGCTGGATTTCTCAATCGCTTCGCTGGAAATTATCCGACGAGGGCATTGGAACTTCTACAGGTAATTGGGTGGGTGGGAGAATTAGTAGAAAGCTGCAAACATTAGTCCCAATTTCAATGTTTGGCTATAACTTGATGTATATTGATCGTATTGCAGGCTGGAGAATGAACACTTAACCAACGCAGGAAAGTTTAGAGCAGTGAAGACTGTCCCATTACCATTCCGTGAACTTGAAACTGATTGATGAAGACAAAAATAAGAACTTGGCAACATGTTCCCAGTATgaaaggagggggggggggggggggagagaagaGTTCCAGGAATGGATACACTGTCCCTGCTAGTGCTTGAGCAAGAATTGGTGTCTAAGTGGTAATAAAAAAAATCAGAAGCATAACTGCACAAGAACAAAACGTTGCAGATTTTAAGATGGAATAAGCTCAGATGGTGCATTGTAGATGAGGCGCCAGGGTACAACATGAGGCGTTCTGGTCAGGAAAGATGATGTGGATTTACTTACTGGTCGAATGAGAATTATTGCATGTTAATTGACTAACAAGATCTTAATTTTGTCAATCATTAAGTTATGAATGTATCTGGGAATTGATGACTGAAAAATATTGCATGAAAACATATGGTCGTCAAGCAGAATTTGAACCATGTTTCCACAAATAGTGTTTCAACTGAGAGCCGAGAAAGAACATAAAAACATGCGAAGcacaaaataataaaaaaaagggTACAGAAGAGTGAAAATAATTTATAATTGCAGGGGTAAAAACTAGATAATATCTGCCAGTACAGTGAAAGCAAGATGCTTGACACGGCAGATGACACCAACACCACATGTGAAGCATAAATAAAGTACATATATTACATGACACACATTGACACATTGCACACAAATAAGCATTAAATAGCTAGCTACAGCCTACAAGTACCTCCAATGTGCTGGACGATCTCTTGAGACAAGAAGAACCCTTGATGATGAGTAATCAAATGTAGGACAGTACAAATCATCAGGGCCAATAGCTTCTCTCACTCCAATGGTGTTTCCACGGTCAAAGCTGTAGGTTGGCTGCATGTCTTCCTTAAATGTGTCAAAGGCAAACAGCCCCATACCACATGCAGCCAAGACAAGATTTGAGTCGCCCCATACTTGGGTTATTGCAGAGTGATGGATATGAGCGTTGAATTCTGGTAACTCATAGGTGGCGACAAGTTTACCCTTTCTCAACGAGTATTGCTGAACTCGTGATCTCAACCCTCCTTTTATTTGCAGCCTTCCTTCTGTGCTACCGATAAATACTGCGTCTCCACGTGAGAAGATTGAGTTTGCTGTGCCACCATGTCTTGCTATTTTTAGCCCAATGCCAGCAGGTACACGAAAATCAAATACATTAACACTTTCCTGTGTGCTGAAAACACCATCATTTCCTTCCACCTCAGATGAACTAACCCTGCAAAAAAAACACATACAAGCAGGTGTTAAATGATTTGACCAGGGCAGATGTcacagaatatatttttatacatcTCTTTCAGATAATCAGATACTTCATCAACAGCGAGACGAGATATTAAAAGCTGTTGAtactaaaaagaagaaaaatttcGAGTTTCAACAGCATAAGCTGAGGTAAACTTGATAGGGTCTTTAATACACCTAATACTTGGTGCATTCAATGTAATGTAAGGTTTACTGATTTACCTTTGACGCACTCCGCCGCCCACCTCAGCATCAGTGTTATTCACATGAAGGCAGTACACTTTCTTACCAGAAGCAACAGACAACAAGGGTTGTGGGTTAAGTGAATTCACATCCCACAACCCTATTGATTCGTTCCCAGCAATTACTACTTTCCCCCTGCTACGCCATTGTAGTGGGCTGGAGTATTCCATTCCCATTACTGGATTGCTAACTTCCCATTTCATCACAAGATCGCCATCACGTATATCATAAGCTGTGACCATCTTTTGCTTGCTAGCAGTAGAAAGCAGGAGAGGTCCGCACGGTTTATACCACCATTGCTGCCTTTCTGAATTTGACAGTGTGGAGCTGGATCTTGATGAACCTACATTAGAGAGAGCACCAAGAATAGCCCTGGATGTTGGAGCAAAAGCTTGAGAAGCTTCCTCCTCAACATGAAATGATTTTACTTCTCTGGTATAGTAATCCCAGCTGCAAAACCCAGGCTCCAATGCATTCCCAGCTGATGCAGCAACAACATATCTGCCAGAACATCCGTCTACACCTGGGGCACGAATCAACCAGCAATCACCCCACATATTATTCGATACCATGCTGGGAGGCTTATACTCAGATTTGAACTGCATCAGTTCAGTTGAAAGCAGTGAGCACTCAGGGTATCTAACAAAATGTCAATTAAAAATGAAAACAGAGCAAATGTAGGTAGAAAATAACCAAATACCTCATGGTTTGCAATGTCATAATAGGAGCATGTGCCATCTCCATGAGCAAGAAGAACAGCTTCCCCCTCTGAAACAAACCATCCACCAGTTGAAGACTTGTTTCCTATACCTGATAACTGACTATTGCATGACTCCTCAGTTTCTTCCTGTAACATCATGGAGGACTTGTTTTCCTGATCATCAAATTCTTCTAGCTCCTCTGTAGCAAGCAATTCAATTTCCTCCTTATGATTGGGACCAACTGGATTCTTTGAGCTACCTTGACTTGATGTCTTGCTGGTAGCATCTGCTACTTCACATATCTTATTCTTTTCCAATTTCTTAGCTCGACGATCCTTGAAGAAATCATTTTCTTCACCATCTAAAGAAGCCAGAAACTCCATGGCTATACTATTCTCATCATCGTCAGGGTTAGAAGCAGCAGGTCTTGTTTTTCCATTACAATCTTTCTTCATATCCACAGATGACTCCTGTTGAGTAGAAGTCGAAGATATGCGACCCCTCAACAATTTGTGGTGTGGAAAGAACCTTGCCTCCAGCTCATCAGCATTCAAGCCTTTTCCAGCTTGCTTCAGGTCACCTGGCTTTGTAATGGTACATTTTTCAGCTGTTTCAGGGTGAGAGCTCTCACATTCACTGCTATCTGCGGTACCCAGCTGTATCTTATTATCATCCTTGACATGAGAAATTGCCTTCTCAATGGCAGTGATTTCCTTCTGAATATTTGACAAGATCTGCTTTGGCTCGTCCGGGTTGTTCTCATCGAGCATTTCTTTGGTTTTCTTGATATCGGTAGCAATCTTCTGAACCCTCCCTTCCAGTGCAGCTAGTTTCTCATGAAGTTTGCTTGGGTACCTGTTCATAGCAGACACGGGTTTTGCTGACCCTCCCTCCCCACCTGCAGCCACTTTCTCAAAAACTCTTATGCTGTCTGCCAATTTTCCCTTTTCTTCCTGCTTCCTGCCCTCTTCATTATTCTTTTGCTGTTTCCTTATTGGATCAGGGACAAAATTTGAATCCACCACATGGACAGTGAAAACAGGGATGACAGAAGTGTTGCCTATCTCATCATCCTTCTGGGTGGCACAACATTCCACGGATTTGGAAGAAGCTTCTCCTGAATCAGCTTTTTTGGTATGCATCTCCTTCACCAATTTATTGGGCCCCTCTTTCTTCATATTGATTTCTTCACCTGCCTTTGCCTTCAAACCAGAGCCCTCTCTTCGCCCACCAAAATCTTCGCATTGCTTCTTCATACTACTCACGAATGCATCCGTTTTCTCTTTGATCTCAACACATTGCTTCGACACATTCACACCAAAGCTCTCTCTTTTCCCACCGATCTGCTTGGCCTTTGCATCAAAGCTCTCCCTTTTCCTGCCAATCTCATCAGTCTGCTTCCCCTTGGAATCAAGGCCATCTCTTTTCCGGCTgatctcgtccgaccccttggcCTTCGCATCAAACCTCTCCCTTCTGCCGATGTCATCACCACCAGCGCCAGCACTCCCTCTCCTAGCTTCGGAGGCCCTGGATCCAACAACACTAACCGACCTCCTTCCTTTCTCTACAGAAGAATCCCTGATCCCACCACTGACGCTCCGCCGCAAGCCTGCGTCAACCACGGGATCCTTACCGATGGAAGGCCTACCCGGCAGCACGGGAGCCCTAAGGGTGGAGACGAGCTTGGAGGAGTCCACCGAGCTTTGGATCCTGCTGGCCCGCGGGAGCGACGATGTGGACCACCGCACGGCGGAGGTGGGCTTGGACGGCTTGGACGCGGTGTTCTCCTTCCCGGCGGCGGCGGTCGTCCGCCGGGCGGATGACGAGATGGAGAAGGGCTTCGGGGTGAGCGGGCGGGTTGCCGCGGCCGTGGCCCTGCCGCCGCCGCGATCCTTGAGGCGGGAGGACATAGCGGGAGGCGATGCAGGGCTAGGGTTTGGGGTATCCGGGTTCCGGGGTAGATGGGACAAGAACAAGAGGAAAGGTCGCTCTGATTTGGATTTGGGAATGGTTGAGATTTAGGGGAAGGGGTGTTTCAAATTTCGAAATCGTTTGAGCGGGAGGCTTTGAGGTGGGCCCACCTGCAGTTCTCGAGATAGCCCCACATGGAAGGGACAGCTAGACCACTTTATTTTTGTCAGAAGACAGAAGAGAATTTGGGACAAATCTCATTGCATTACCAAGTTCCAAGTGGTCTACCACTAAACTAATCATAATAtaaaaaatgaacaaaaaaaaTTAGTGCGTTGTTGTTTTGGCCCAAGGAATCAATATGAGCATGTGCAGTAGATCCACagttagagggtgtttggttctttagtcgcttctaaaattcatgtcgcattgaatgtttagatactaataaggagcattaaatatatattaattacaaaaccaattacatagatggaggctaatttcctagacgaattttttaagcctaattaatctatcattagcatatatttactgtagcaccacgttgtcaaatcatggactaattaggcttaaaagattcgcctcgcaaattagtcgcaagttgtgtaattagtttcgtaattagtctatatttcatactccatgcatatgtccaaacattcgatgtgacagaaatttgtAGGAACCAAACATGGCCTTAGTCTACTATAATAATTTAGTTCTttatttctaaattataagatattttggtttTACTAGATATATTACTTTTATTAAATATctggacatagtgtatatctaaagcCTTGTTCacctacttcagcagtacttttcagtgaacgaatagtattttcttctcacaacaaatcatcataagcatcagcataagccaaatttcagcgaaacgaatttAGGAAAGCTaagatgtcttataatttggaatgaatgtAGCTGATGATGATTTAAATAGGTCTACTAAAACCCTGTTTGGATCAATAGAGATAGAGCTAATAGTTAGTTGTTAATAATTAGCTCCTTGGATATAAACAGATCTAACTAATAACTTAGCTAATTGATAGTTGAATACCCAACTAATAACTATTTCACTAGTTTAGTTAGACCAAACTAACTAATAGCAGCTAATACTATATATAAACTATTAGATAGCTAAGTATTAGTAACTAATGGatctacagcctgttcgcttggtcgtaaacgatcgtaaatttctagtcagaacagtatttttctctcacaccaaactagccaacaataataatccacgatcatatacgatcgtatCAACATCAGTCGAACAGGCTGCTAAACTGGACCAAATAAACCTACTGACCATTAGCTAACAATTACTACCTCCATCTTGCAATGCTTGGGTTTGTCCCAAGTCAAAGTACGTTACTTTTGGCCAAGTTAAAAAAAAGGTTATcgatatttatgatatcaaatagatttgctataaaaaatatattttatgatgaattcaatgatatttatttggtatcataatacTGATATTTGTTTATACAAGCTTGGTTAAACTTAAGATTGTTTGATTTAGAACAAATGCAAAATGACACCTTTTTGCGAGATGGAGAtactcggcctgttcgctggttggtttttgggctggctggtgctggtttgttgtgaaagaaaaatactgttggctggttggtttgggttggctgaaaccaacaagcgaacagggtgactagttcattaataagtTTAGGGATGCTAATACATGTTGATAGTTCATATACATCTTTAAACAACTATCCAACCACCCATTAATATTTAACGGTTGGATCCAAATAGCCTTTGCTAACTTAGCACGAGTGGATCTAAACGAATCCTAAAAAGGGCTCGTTCGGTTAGGGTAAAATCCATCTGGAATTGTTCAAGATGATGTGATGTTATATAAATTATTATAGTGATCCTGGTAAAAACAATCCATTCATGTGGGAGCCTCTGGCACTGGATCTGCCTTTCCTTTTATTCTGGTAGGAACAAATCCAGGGTATGATTCCCTAGGAAACGAACGAGCCCTAAATAGGCAATCCACGGAAATGAGTTAAGTGTGTGCGTGTATGAGTATTAGTAGCGGTATTTAAACCTTCTAAAAAAAGACTCTCTCCACTCTAGTTTTctaatgccctgttcgcttggctgataagtcatggctgaaaatactgttggttgatttgttgttaAAGAAAAATAccgtttgttggctaaaaaaaatatggcttataagtcaagcgaacatggccttaaaaaaaaaagtttacGAAAGAAGAGAAGTACGAAGAACCAACTCATCATTTTGAGTGGGTCAAGCATCCCTAAGTGCTTCTTAGTGATAAAAATTGCCTGCATGGGGTAGAAGCACGTCATGCTTTAATCGCAAAACCAGAAGAGATATATGGAAGTGGACATGTTGCAGTCAAAATCTATAAACCGAGATCCGAGGGCAAACTGCGATCGTGTCACCATCACAATCAATCAGTGGTTGATCGAGCACCATCAACCTTTACCAGTTGACCAGTGCGGCTCTAAACCGTTATATTTCCACATCGCTATGTAGTAGTTGCTTAACCGTAACTACCCACTAAAGGTTAGCGATACAGTTAGGTACAGTGCCAGTGAGGACCAGTAGATTGCCTTGGAAACAAACTAACAAAGCATGGGAAAATATCAAAAATACACTGTCGTTACACATCAGCAGAAACTCGAGCAGAAGACTATaaacagaaggaatggaagcaGCAAACAGCAGCAAAAGGAGTGTGAACAAACAAGCATGTGCATTGAGCTTCCTCTTTGCGAGAAAATCGCTGCATATTGGTAATTTTCCATACAACAGGGGGAGAGGAACACTACAGTCCCCTCAAACACATTTTTTTCAACAACGACAGGCCCGTATCATCATCTGTCAAACATACATCTAGCAAGATGAAAAACGGAGGGGGACAAAAATAGCGCTTACTGAATTACAGATTAGTGGGGGTATAAGCCATCTGTACGTTCTCAAGGAGATTCGACTCCGATCCATTGCCACGGGGGGTGCTCCAGGCACAACATCAATCTGCCTCGGGCGTGCAGCTGCCATCAACAACTAACATCTTAAGAATACAAAGACAGCTTACTATGCTGGTGAAAACGTGGTTTATTCCTCGAAGCCATCCATCATGGGGTGGTGGTGGCCTCCTTCCGAAGTGTTCTTTGAGGACTGTTTTCGGGCTGTGCCCCGCCTGCTCTTGGCTTTCTTTGCCTTCATCCTCCGCTTCTTCTCGGTGGCATCAACCCAGGTGTAGTCCGACGGTATGTGGAACGGATCGACCTCATCTTTCCAGTTCCGGCTATCACCACTGTCACTGGACTGTGTACCTCGGCCACCCTTTACCCATGAATACCATGAGCCTGATCCTTCTGATTCTTTGGCTTTCGCGTCCTGAAATTGTGTCGGGCTTGAAGGTGGGGTGGCAAACTCATCTACAGGCTGTAGTTCTTCGAACTTTGTGAATGTCACGATGACTCGTATCGTTGGAACAATTGGGATGCCAATCTGAAATAAGATGCTACAGAAAGTCAGAGGTAACTATGCAAAAATAGATATTAATGCGTCAAGTGCTTTTATCATCCATGGCAATTTTCTCTTGAGATGGATCAGAAGAAAACACTCTTGCTAAGTACGTGCAAGAACAGCTTTCCATGAGAACACCACGCATCTTGACTGTGAAAAGAGAGATTTTGAAAGAAATATACACGGCAGAAATGGGTGCTCCTACAAGGTAAGCCATACTTCCGCTTAAACCTAATGGAACACCCAACacctatggttcttttccactaATCCATCCTCACTTCAATCAATCATAAATCATACAACCCATCCTGCCGCATGTCTCAAATAAAATATCGGTACAtcccaaatatataaaaaacgcATTGATTGGCAAATTGGAAATAAAACTTGGCTTCGCATCAAAATGAAAAAGAAACAGCAAGAGTTGCAGATAAAATTCACAATTTCATCAAAATAGACTAGGAATAAATAGCATCACTCATAGTTGTCCTGGATTAATAAACATTTTTCAGGAAAGAGTGGGGTAGGAAATGTTGTTGTAGGACACATCATCAACTAATTTCAGAGTGCAATATTTAGTAGGAGCAGTGGGTCATTAGTTTTCTGGTGGTTTGAAGTAGGACCCAGCTAATCAAGACTTGAATGGAGAAGAGACAAAGTGGTTGAGTGATAGGGTGGCTCAAGAAAGTTTTGAAAAATGAAAACCCCAACAGGAAACACATCTTTTTGGCAGCTTCTGAAATCTGCAAGATTATTGACATGGATAGTGGGAGCAACCACCCTGCTAGCCACAGTTCAAGGATTTAAAGTTGACTAACAAAAATAGCAATGATGTGACAACCAGATAAAAAGGGCAAGATAGTTCACACAAGATTCTATGACTCAATGCTGTACCATATACATCAGAAATGGTTTACAATTAAAGTGGATAAGTTGTAAAGATGCCCACATTGGAAAAACCATTAGATGTGGGTATGGCATGTGGGCACTGAAGCCATGCGTCAAAGAGACACTGATGGCTTTTTTCCAAGTTGGTTGAACTCTGCGATGGTACTTTCCAAATTTAACTTTTATCATGTCCATTTTAACACATACAAATTGTCAATTTCCACTTATTCCAGAAGGGATCATGGCCAACAGTATTGGTAGCTTAAAAGCAAAGTTTTGCTTCTTAACTATCTATGGATCCTATGCGACCAAAGAACATATGGTAAAGTGACATTATATATTTTCTTATGACTGTATCCATGTTAGTGAACAAGTGGGCACCACATCTTATGATTGTGTCCTTGTTAGTGCAAATAATTGATTACCTGGAAGACACCACATAAGATGCACCAGTTCTATAACATGAAGTATGCTATCTTAAAGTTCAAACAAACACAATGTTTCTTATTAAAAAAAAATAGTCCCAAGAAAAAGGAAACATGACTAACCAAAAATCAATGTAGGAATTGGGGAAGGAAGTGTTCGCAGTTGAGATCCAAACAACATGATGGACAAGGTATTAGCCAAAGTCAATAAGGATAAGAGCACACACAATGGATGCAACAAACAATGGCATCTCAAGCAACAAGCATGTAGTATTAGACTAACTTGCTACCCTTACAGGAAGTAAATAACTGTTAGATGTGGTAAGAAACTTGATTCAGATTTGACAGAATATCTTGAGTAGCAAAGAAACATAGTAGCCCATGGAGATGATTGAGAAATAATAGGTATGCAATTTGATTGGAATAAATGGCACAGCTAATGTAATCAAGATGCCCGATAGTGTACCTTGACTGGGAATGTGCCTGTAGGAAGTTTGGTGGTCAAGAGTTCCCTAAGCCTCCTGACAGCCTTCACTTTGTTTGCTAGGACATCAAGCAGAGGGATGAGTTCATCTGTCTTCAGAGGGAAATCCGGTGTCAGCCACAACACCGGTCTTAACCCCTTCTTGTACTCGCTTTCATGTTTTAGAGACTCAGCAgaggaaccacccttcttcttcttcccgctGCCCTTCTCCTTTTGCTTCCCTGGGTCACTTGCTTCATCCTTACTCCCCACCTTCGATGGCTTGTCATCACCCTTGGCACCCTTCTTGCCGCCCCAACCGAACCATCCCTTCTTATCTTTGGCCACACCATTCGCATCCATATGATCAGCACCAGCGCCACCTTGGTCGCCCCTCTCCTCAGATTCCTCTTCGTTGTTCCCCATCCTAAGCGCAGAATCAAGTTGCTTCCTCTCCTCGGCTGTCAACACTTCGTCTAACTCAGCATCAAGCTCCGTGCCCCTCCCGTTCTTCTCCTCCCCGTCCATGGCAAACAGCTCCTCGTCCGTCATCGCCCCAGGCACGCGCCTAGACTTCACAGTGACGAGGACATTCTGCATGTCATACACCTTGGCTTTCCAGTGCCCGACGGCTTCTGACCTCTCTTGGCGGCGCCAATTCAAGTGTGGGACAAGCTCCGCCTGTGTGACGTCGATCCCCGGACGGTACATGTTGGTCTTGGACATCAAGGCTACCTCATGCGCCACCTCGGACTCAGTGGGCTGCACGCCCGCCCCCTCCAGCGCATCCGTAATCTCCTTATCCTTGTGCGCCA is from Miscanthus floridulus cultivar M001 chromosome 7, ASM1932011v1, whole genome shotgun sequence and encodes:
- the LOC136467983 gene encoding uncharacterized protein, which produces MDDVSKYAHSPAHLAVLRRDHAALRRLVAALPRLPRAGEVATEEESITGEAVADAVSAVIDRRDVPRRETPLHLAVRLRDPVAADILMSAGADWSLQNADGWSALQEAVCTREEAIATIIARHYQPLAWAKWCRRLPRILASISRIRDFYMEISFHFESSVIPFIGRIAPSDTYRIWKRGAALRADMTLAGFDGFRIQRSDQTFLFLGDGARPEDAGGKELHPGSLIVLAHKDKEITDALEGAGVQPTESEVAHEVALMSKTNMYRPGIDVTQAELVPHLNWRRQERSEAVGHWKAKVYDMQNVLVTVKSRRVPGAMTDEELFAMDGEEKNGRGTELDAELDEVLTAEERKQLDSALRMGNNEEESEERGDQGGAGADHMDANGVAKDKKGWFGWGGKKGAKGDDKPSKVGSKDEASDPGKQKEKGSGKKKKGGSSAESLKHESEYKKGLRPVLWLTPDFPLKTDELIPLLDVLANKVKAVRRLRELLTTKLPTGTFPVKIGIPIVPTIRVIVTFTKFEELQPVDEFATPPSSPTQFQDAKAKESEGSGSWYSWVKGGRGTQSSDSGDSRNWKDEVDPFHIPSDYTWVDATEKKRRMKAKKAKSRRGTARKQSSKNTSEGGHHHPMMDGFEE
- the LOC136467981 gene encoding KIN14B-interacting protein At4g14310-like, with product MSSRLKDRGGGRATAAATRPLTPKPFSISSSARRTTAAAGKENTASKPSKPTSAVRWSTSSLPRASRIQSSVDSSKLVSTLRAPVLPGRPSIGKDPVVDAGLRRSVSGGIRDSSVEKGRRSVSVVGSRASEARRGSAGAGGDDIGRRERFDAKAKGSDEISRKRDGLDSKGKQTDEIGRKRESFDAKAKQIGGKRESFGVNVSKQCVEIKEKTDAFVSSMKKQCEDFGGRREGSGLKAKAGEEINMKKEGPNKLVKEMHTKKADSGEASSKSVECCATQKDDEIGNTSVIPVFTVHVVDSNFVPDPIRKQQKNNEEGRKQEEKGKLADSIRVFEKVAAGGEGGSAKPVSAMNRYPSKLHEKLAALEGRVQKIATDIKKTKEMLDENNPDEPKQILSNIQKEITAIEKAISHVKDDNKIQLGTADSSECESSHPETAEKCTITKPGDLKQAGKGLNADELEARFFPHHKLLRGRISSTSTQQESSVDMKKDCNGKTRPAASNPDDDENSIAMEFLASLDGEENDFFKDRRAKKLEKNKICEVADATSKTSSQGSSKNPVGPNHKEEIELLATEELEEFDDQENKSSMMLQEETEESCNSQLSGIGNKSSTGGWFVSEGEAVLLAHGDGTCSYYDIANHEFKSEYKPPSMVSNNMWGDCWLIRAPGVDGCSGRYVVAASAGNALEPGFCSWDYYTREVKSFHVEEEASQAFAPTSRAILGALSNVGSSRSSSTLSNSERQQWWYKPCGPLLLSTASKQKMVTAYDIRDGDLVMKWEVSNPVMGMEYSSPLQWRSRGKVVIAGNESIGLWDVNSLNPQPLLSVASGKKVYCLHVNNTDAEVGGGVRQRVSSSEVEGNDGVFSTQESVNVFDFRVPAGIGLKIARHGGTANSIFSRGDAVFIGSTEGRLQIKGGLRSRVQQYSLRKGKLVATYELPEFNAHIHHSAITQVWGDSNLVLAACGMGLFAFDTFKEDMQPTYSFDRGNTIGVREAIGPDDLYCPTFDYSSSRVLLVSRDRPAHWRYL
- the LOC136467982 gene encoding phosphate transporter PHO1-2-like, whose amino-acid sequence is MVKFSREYEASIIPEWKAAFVDYKGLKKLVKRIKIARRDAATPLLAGREAAGAGGGGRSSDGGGSNSSSGSYGFSVLDPVRALAAHFALTPASPEGGDGNDDDSESLESDSGELMRATDKHEQEFLEKADEELEKVNKFYAAKEADMLARGDALIEQLRILADVKRILADHAAASRRGRARLARTASSPPSVNGSNSGRHLLYSPFVASPQSMSDGSVELQQARVAEGAAVAEEVMAALEGNGVSFVGGGLGKAKKDGSGKQLMGRAALLQLPATVRIDIPPTSPGPAALKVWEELVNVLRKDGADPAAAFVHRKKVQHAEKNIRDAFLALYRGLELLKKFSSLNVKAFTKILKKFVKVSEQQRKTDLFSEKVKRSPFSSSDKVLQLADEVESIFLRHFAGNDRKVAMKYLKPQQPRNTHMITFLVGLFTGTFVSLFIIYSVLAHVAGIFSSTGNTAYMEIVYHVFSMFALISLHVFLYGCNLFMWKSTRINHNFIFDFSSSTAMTHRDAFLVSASIMCTVVAALVINLFLRNAGATYANALPGALLLLSAGVLFCPFNIFYRSTRYCFMRVMRNIILSPFYKVLMADFFMADQLTSQIPLLRHLEFTGCYFMAGTFRTHEYGSCTSSSQYKNLAYVLSFLPYYWRAMQCLRRYLEEGHDLNQLANAGKYVSAMVAAAVRFKYAATPTPFWMWMVIISSTGATIYQLYWDFVMDWGFLDPKSKNFWLRDQLILKNKSVYYASMMLNLVLRLAWAESVMKLHLGMVESRLLDFSIASLEIIRRGHWNFYRLENEHLTNAGKFRAVKTVPLPFRELETD